A stretch of the Salarias fasciatus chromosome 3, fSalaFa1.1, whole genome shotgun sequence genome encodes the following:
- the ino80b gene encoding INO80 complex subunit B, which produces MGKRKDMIHPRFLGEGVSSLHGAHKRKHKKHKKHKRKHHSFPEAPPQPEPVVVPRAPPQLRLKIKLGGQTLGTKSVPTFTVHPGVARPPSPLMIIDNNVDDDDDDEDDDEDDDEPSVPLEQYRAWLDEDSNLATSPMPDIDSDSMLGAPVDEEERWLDALEKGELDDNGELKKEVDESLLTARQKALLHKQQSQPLLELPMGYKEKEMTAEMMQKREERARKRRLQAAKKAEENKNQTIERLTKTSKAKIKSLKEKKSKQSQCPTVRYSDSVHGVAISFPAGVPAPAPAPPVAPPPAPPGCGVSGCSNLKKYSCSKTGVPLCSLECYRRNLLLLQSAA; this is translated from the exons atggggaaaagaaaagacatgatCCACCCCAGATTTCTAG GTGAAGGCGTCTCCAGCCTGCACGGCGCCCACAAGCgtaaacacaaaaagcacaagAAGCACAAGAGGAAGCACCACAGCTTCCCCGAGGCTCCGCCGCAGCCCGAGCCTGTCGTGGTGCCTCGCGCGCCGCCGCAGCTCCGGCTCAAGATCAAGCTGGGCGGCCAGACGTTGGGGACCAAGAG TGTTCCCACCTTCACCGTCCATCCGGGCGTGGCGCGCCCTCCTTCCCCTCTGATGATCATCGATAACAATGTcgacgacgacgatgacgaTGAGGACGACGATGAGGATGATGACGAGCCCTCCGTGCCTCTGGAGCAGTATCGGGCCTGGCTCG ATGAAGACAGCAACCTGGCGACGTCCCCGATGCCCGACATAGACTCGGACTCCATGCTGGGGGCGCCGGTGGACGAGGAGGAGCGGTGGCTGGATGCTCTGGAGAAAGGAGAGCTGGACGACAAcggagagctgaagaaggaggtGGACGAGTCTCTGCTGACCGCCAGACAG AAAGCGCTGCTGCACAAGCAGCAGAGCCAGCCGCTGCTGGAGCTCCCCATGGGCTACAAGGAGAAGGAGATGACGGCCGAGATGATGCAGAAGCGGGAGGAGCGCGCCCGCAAGCGGCGCCTGCAGGCCGCCAAGAAGGCCGAGGAGAACAAGAACCAGACCATCGAGCGGCTGACCAAGACCAGCAAGGCCAAGATCAAGagcctgaaggagaagaagtccAAGCAGAGCCAGTGTCCCACCGTGCGCTACAGCGACTCCGTGCACGGCGTGGCCATCTCCTTCCCGGCGGGGGTCCCCGCCCCGGCCCCCGCGCCgcccgtggccccgcccccggccccgcccggcTGCGGGGTGAGCGGCTGCTCCAACCTGAAGAAGTACAGCTGCTCCAAGACGGGCGTGCCGCTGTGCAGCCTGGAGTGCTAcaggaggaacctgctgctgctgcagagcgccgccTGA